A portion of the Naumovozyma castellii chromosome 2, complete genome genome contains these proteins:
- the NCAS0B07310 gene encoding uncharacterized protein (ancestral locus Anc_1.344): MKDELPLSYEKIRSTEKAKKLLTMLTDFLQAPQITLANDIYQTIYTICEARYDANLIIWILDLFKQSLKEQGDIRIRLVLKEPQRTKWTLFRKMRRQYMMYLQLLAKSLNYLDAFREHDPESSFDRLDALFVLSAIDEGLSIPELYKEAFAFRVCSTDYSDKEKNDCKEIFDMVCHYETVRQGLEKLWPPLDLHELVSYGRIFFPEYITKIEANEKNVDIFAILRVWDNAVDTVKYLGASESEKVRLIGLQEFEKRHDWFFRTIKTVKLTAESIYALYIAMKNVGKGTDFAVTFIRSRDINFRNEDFDELLNAIALIEHEMVTDKTKTYEKKFTEDLLKKVRLSFKESITNVEDFHKKLLKYYNQEIKLCSSLERENVSEKWIFQGLTVEWPDIFAVLLAKYVPKLSDFIDYHLKPLIFRRIVMFNDDFVFNYQKNPKGKEAALIDILTEMIPNDIWPVKHMIYTAIKDFQNPSFIGVNNQIPMFKLFIDKKIFKIESRERSHEPIWIDKTFKDAWTSERQSMLKESKQLEGAFRFNVIEMSSPIELDNGRGLTLIINFTTAAILNQFNDFETITVDSLEKKLNVTQDQYADFSVNLKKLIRYGLIKEKKGVLQFNQGFKPTAITQETGVLRVN; the protein is encoded by the coding sequence ATGAAGGATGAACTACCGTTAAGCTACGAGAAAATTAGGTCCACTGAGAAAGCCAAAAAACTACTGACCATGCTTACGGATTTCCTTCAGGCACCTCAAATTACCCTAGCAAATGACATTTACCAAACAATTTACACTATTTGTGAAGCTAGATATGATGCAAATCTTATAATATGGATTCTCGATCTGTTTAAACAATCTTTAAAAGAGCAAGGAGATATTCGTATAAGACTTGTGCTTAAAGAGCCACAGAGAACAAAATGGACGTTATTCAGGAAGATGAGGAGACAATATATGATGTATTTACAGCTATTAGCAAAGTCATTAAATTACTTGGATGCATTTCGTGAACATGATCCAGAATCCTCTTTTGATCGGTTGGATGctttatttgttttatcTGCTATAGATGAGGGGTTGTCCATACCTGAACTTTACAAAGAAGCCTTTGCTTTTCGGGTGTGCAGTACTGATTATTCAGATAAAGAGAAAAATGATTGTAAGGAAATTTTCGACATGGTGTGTCATTATGAAACAGTAAGACAAGGACTCGAAAAACTATGGCCACCTTTAGATCTCCATGAACTAGTCTCTTATGGAAGGATCTTTTTCCCAGAATATATAACTAAAATAGAAGCTAACGAAAAAAATGTTGACATCTTTGCAATTCTTCGGGTTTGGGATAATGCTGTAGACACAGTCAAATATCTAGGAGCATCTGAAAGTGAAAAAGTTAGGCTAATTGGGCTTCAAGAGTTCGAGAAGCGTCACGACTGGTTTTTTCGTACTATAAAAACTGTAAAATTAACAGCTGAATCAATATACGCACTTTATATCGCCATGAAAAATGTTGGCAAGGGGACAGACTTTGCAGTAACATTCATCAGATCAAGGGATATCAACTTTAGAAACGAAGACTTCGACGAACTATTAAATGCAATTGCATTAATAGAGCATGAAATGGTTACtgataaaacaaaaaccTATGAGAAGAAGTTTACCGAAGatcttttaaaaaaagTAAGATTGTCATTTAAAGAATCAATTACAAATGTTGAGGACTTTCATAAGAAACTGCTGAAATATTATAACcaagaaataaaattatgCTCATCGCTTGAAAGGGAAAATGTTTCGGAGAAATGGATATTTCAAGGACTCACGGTTGAATGGCCTGATATATTTGCTGTATTACTTGCGAAGTATGTGCCTAAGCTCTCTGATTTTATAGATTATCATTTGAAGCCGCTCATATTTAGAAGAATTGTCATGTTTAATGACgattttgttttcaattatCAAAAGAATCCGAAAGGCAAAGAAGCTGCTTTAATTGATATTCTTACAGAAATGATACCAAATGATATATGGCCTGTCAAACATATGATATATACAGCGATAAAGGATTTTCAAAACCCATCATTTATTGGGGTGAATAACCAAATTCCAATGTTTAAATTGTTCATTGACAAGAAgatatttaaaattgaatcaagGGAAAGAAGTCATGAACCAATTTGGATCGATAAAACATTCAAAGATGCGTGGACCTCCGAAAGGCAATCTATGTTGAAAGAATCAAAGCAACTTGAAGGTGCATTCCGTTTTAATGTCATCGAAATGTCATCACCAATTGAACTTGACAATGGGAGGGGTCTTACTTTGATTATAAACTTTACCACAGCTGCCATTCTAAATCAgtttaatgattttgaaacgATTACAGTAGACAGCCTTGAAAAGAAGTTAAATGTCACGCAAGACCAATATGCTGATTTCTCtgtaaatttgaaaaaactTATTAGATATGGATTGattaaagagaaaaaagGTGTCCTTCAGTTCAACCAAGGTTTCAAACCGACTGCGATCACCCAAGAAACTGGGGTTTTAAGAGTCAactaa
- the RGD1 gene encoding GTPase-activating protein RGD1 (ancestral locus Anc_1.342) produces MQNSSDSNAISQDELSATTPQSAGSHSHAGTPVSIKSSSNNADLQSNSTRPVSTSTNLLERPEIKKVMDSDVAINALLTRLKQSLLTCEEFTKFIRKKYIYEEEHTEELSKQYKHFFNTVTPSSNSSLKKMIHEVLTFDGKLGSVKESYVKALQKMYDELSALLLTMTKMRKSVKEHSRRLEKDVSEAIHTAEKAQNRYNSLCQDWDKLRMTDPTKTKLTLRGSKTTREQEEELLRKIDSADLDYKQRVDHSTSLRNTFITRERPKIVAQLKDLILEIDTAMTIQLQKYTIWTENLILNSGVTISPLDSNKSMKVVASSVKNEKDLYDFLNKYNHTGKNNSLLINKNLIPVSYKKYPSMNKGKNGNSNKNPPKFAVDPSRNSIPKRIISTHNDSPFSTTTSPALATSQIASSVIKDTPPTSFRSLNTSAPSSAVSSPVPNSSSRNFQQQRNQPLPMPPATQNSSKPGATADNTSGFASLDPGNHATRFPSLSTTVTQSTGDSSRPVSHIQSTSTMPPGVSNNFKTFGVPLEVLIEYEQDMVPAIVRQCIYVIDTYGLELEGIYRKSANVLDVSKLKEEIDKDPSNVSMILPPKNYSESDIYLVGSLLKSFFASLPDCLLPTSISDEVKTCVSIEDPKTRKNYMHGLIYKLPDAQYWTLRALLFHLKRILANEEKNRMNLKALCIIWGPTIIAASNDDMNDVNYQILAMETLLDVADQAFEPE; encoded by the coding sequence ATGCAGAACTCTAGCGATTCGAATGCAATATCACAGGATGAATTATCTGCGACTACGCCTCAATCGGCAGGCTCTCATTCACATGCTGGTACGCCTGTGTCAATAAAGTCATCGTCCAATAATGCCGATTTACAATCAAATAGTACAAGGCCAGTATCCACATCTACGAATCTGCTTGAGCGACCTGAAATAAAGAAGGTCATGGATTCCGATGTAGCAATAAATGCCTTACTTACCAGATTGAAACAATCGTTATTAACATGTGAAGAGTTCACAAAATTTATTAGGAAGAAATATATCTACGAAGAAGAGCATACTGAAGAACTTTCCAAACAATATaaacatttttttaataCTGTCACTCCCAGCTCAAATTcctctttgaaaaaaatgattcatGAAGTGCTAACTTTTGATGGGAAATTGGGTAGTGTCAAAGAAAGTTACGTTAAGGCCCTTCAGAAGATGTATGATGAATTAAGTGCATTGTTATTAACTATGACAAAGATGAGGAAATCTGTAAAGGAGCATAGTAGGCGTCTCGAGAAGGATGTTTCTGAAGCCATCCATACTGCAGAAAAGGCTCAAAATAGATATAATTCCTTATGCCAAGACTGGGATAAATTGCGAATGACTGATCCAACCAAGACCAAGCTAACATTAAGGGGTTCTAAAACAACTAGGGAGCAAGAGGAGGAATTATTAAGAAAGATAGATAGCGCTGACTTAGATTACAAGCAAAGAGTAGATCATTCTACCTCATTAAGAAATACTTTCATTACGAGAGAACGACCAAAAATTGTTgctcaattgaaagatttaatattggaaattgatACTGCAATGACTATTCAACTGCAAAAGTATACCATTTGGACAGaaaatttgattttgaacAGTGGTGTTACTATAAGTCCACTCGACTCCAATAAATCCATGAAGGTTGTTGCTTCTTCAGTTAAGAATGAGAAGGATCTATAtgattttttgaataaatacAATCACACTGGGAAAAATAACTCGTTGttaataaacaaaaatttaattcctGTGAGTTATAAAAAGTATCCATCGATGAATAAAGGtaaaaatggaaattcaaACAAAAATCCTCCAAAATTTGCTGTGGACCCATCAAGAAACTCAATTCCTAAAAGAATAATATCAACCCATAATGATTCCCCTTTCAGCACCACAACATCACCTGCATTAGCCACCAGCCAGATAGCATCATCTGTGATAAAAGATACACCACCAACCTCGTTCAGATCACTGAACACATCTGCTCCAAGCTCTGCTGTATCATCACCAGTACCAAATAGTTCGTCAAGAAACTTCCAACAGCAAAGGAATCAGCCATTACCAATGCCACCGGCAACACAAAACAGCTCGAAACCAGGCGCGACGGCCGATAACACATCTGGATTTGCCTCTTTAGACCCTGGCAACCATGCAACACGTTTCCCCAGCCTGTCCACCACGGTGACACAATCTACAGGAGATTCTAGTAGGCCAGTCTCACATATCCAATCTACGTCTACAATGCCACCAGGAGtctcaaataatttcaaaacattTGGTGTTCCTCTGGAAGTATTGATTGAATACGAGCAAGATATGGTTCCAGCGATTGTTCGTCAGTGTATCTACGTTATAGATACCTATGGGTTAGAATTGGAAGGAATCTACCGAAAATCAGCAAATGTGTTGGATGTGAgtaaattgaaagaagagaTAGATAAAGATCCCTCGAATGTATCAATGATTTTGCCTCCTAAAAACTATTCTGAATCTGATATCTACTTGGTTGGTTCATTACTCAAGTCATTCTTTGCTTCTCTTCCTGACTGTTTGTTACCGACATCGATAAGTGATGAGGTTAAAACATGCGTCTCAATCGAAGACCCaaagacaagaaaaaattatatgCATGGTCTAATTTATAAACTACCAGACGCTCAATATTGGACTTTAAGAGCCCTTTTATTCCActtgaaaagaatattggCAAACGAAGAGAAGAATagaatgaatttgaaagcCCTATGTATTATTTGGGGACCCACTATAATAGCGGCAAGCAATGATGATATGAACGATGTCAACTATCAAATATTGGCAATGGAAACTTTATTAGACGTAGCTGACCAAGCATTTGAACCTGAGTGA
- the TAE1 gene encoding N-terminal protein methyltransferase (ancestral locus Anc_1.341): MSTPDKPADSHIDYNDAIDYWTQTPATVDGVLGGYGEETIVPTMDVLGSNHFLRKLKSRMVLETPDARKVAADVGAGIGRVTKTMLYKHCDVIDLVEPVKPFCEQMEVELKDLKAEGKIGKIFPIGMQDWVPEKGKYWLIWCQWCVGHLPDEELVKFFKRCVEGLQPNGTIIVKENNTPTETDDFDPTDSSVTRCDTKFRQLFEQSGLKLIATDRQKGLPEELYPVRMYALKPQAP; this comes from the coding sequence ATGAGTACTCCAGATAAACCAGCAGATTCTCATATAGATTACAATGACGCGATCGACTATTGGACTCAAACTCCAGCAACTGTAGACGGTGTGCTTGGCGGGTACGGTGAAGAGACAATTGTTCCTACGATGGACGTGCTTGGATCTAATCATTTCTTAAGGAAACTGAAGTCTAGAATGGTGTTGGAAACTCCCGATGCCAGGAAAGTAGCAGCTGATGTCGGTGCAGGGATTGGGAGAGTAACGAAGACGATGTTATACAAACATTGTGATGTCATAGATTTAGTGGAGCCAGTGAAGCCATTTTGTGAACAAATGGAAGTTGAATTGAAGGATCTGAAGGCAGAAGGTAAGATTGGGAAGATCTTTCCTATTGGAATGCAAGATTGGGTTCCTGAGAAGGGCAAGTATTGGTTGATCTGGTGCCAATGGTGTGTTGGGCACTTACCGGATGAGGAATTagttaaattctttaagaGATGTGTGGAGGGATTACAACCAAATGGGACTATTATTGTGAAGGAGAATAACACGCCAACAGAGACTGATGATTTCGATCCTACAGATTCATCGGTGACAAGATGTGACACGAAGTTCAGACAACTTTTCGAGCAGAGTGGGCTGAAACTAATTGCAACGGATAGACAAAAGGGTCTACCGGAAGAACTGTATCCTGTGAGGATGTATGCATTGAAGCCCCAAGCTCCTTAG
- the MIC12 gene encoding Mic12p (ancestral locus Anc_1.340): MGVLWKTVSFTLVSSTVAASYYFYFIHRDGYQYKRAHWRKIDHDVQDIIEKRQKSLVFQERNGVNQILKRGESQDVIYRPIKETMKDIWNEQIRTGVEWMYSIGK, from the coding sequence ATGGGTGTGCTTTGGAAAACTGTTTCGTTTACACTGGTGTCATCTACAGTCGCCGCTTCGTATtacttttattttattcatCGAGATGGATATCAGTATAAGCGAGCACATTGGAGAAAAATCGACCATGATGTCCAAGATATAATAGAGAAGAGACAAAAATCGTTGGTGTTCCAAGAGAGAAATGGAGTGAATCAAATACTTAAGCGTGGAGAAAGTCAGGACGTGATTTACAGACCTATCAAAGAGACAATGAAAGATATTTGGAATGAGCAGATACGAACCGGTGTAGAATGGATGTATTCCATCGGGAAATAA
- the SHM1 gene encoding glycine hydroxymethyltransferase SHM1 (ancestral locus Anc_1.339), producing MLAARIAPCWRSILLCSSKVSIRSFSTTKDQILISKHVKDIDPEMNTILTAERNRQKHSITLIPSENFTSKSVMDLLGSEMQNKYSEGYPGERYYGGNQFIDQAESLCQKRALEVYGLDPAKWGVNVQALSGAPANLYTYSALLNVGDRLMGLDLPHGGHLSHGYQLPSGTKISYVSKYFQTMPYRVDVETGLIDYNELSLTSKLFRPKIIVAGTSAYARLLDYKKFKEISDSCGAYLMSDMAHISGLVAAGVVPSPFEYSDIVTTTTHKSLRGPRGAMIFFRKGVKKVNKQGKEIMYDLEKKINFSVFPGHQGGPHNHTISALAVALKQAMTPEFKQYQQNIVSNSKVLGDELIKRGFNLVSGGTDTHLILIDLSSLGIDGARLEAILEKINIAANKNTIPGDKSALYPSGLRIGTPAMTTRGFGPAEFTKVAQYIDTAVKLAIGLKSQESQENKDHKSHLKNFKELCEQDEQVQKLSAEVSEWVGQFPVPGEL from the coding sequence ATGTTGGCTGCCAGAATTGCTCCTTGTTGGAGATCTATTTTACTTTGTTCCTCTAAAGTTTCAATCCGTTCTTTTTCCACCACAAAGGATCAGATCCTCATTTCTAAACATGTCAAGGATATCGATCCAGAAATGAATACCATCCTCACTGCTGAACGTAACAGACAAAAGCATTCAATTACATTGATTCCATCTGAAAATTTTACTTCCAAATCAGTGATGGATTTATTAGGATCCGAAATGCAAAATAAATACTCCGAAGGGTACCCAGGTGAACGTTACTACGGTGGTAATCAATTCATTGACCAAGCTGAATCATTATGTCAGAAGCGTGCATTGGAAGTCTATGGATTAGACCCGGCCAAATGGGGAGTTAACGTCCAAGCTTTGAGTGGGGCACCTGCCAATTTATACACTTATTCGGCCCTCCTGAATGTCGGTGATAGATTAATGGGGTTGGATTTACCTCACGGGGGACACTTATCTCACGGTTATCAATTGCCATCGGGGACAAAGATTTCTTatgtttccaaatatttccaaaccATGCCATATAGAGTCGATGTGGAGACTGGATTAATTGATTACAATGAATTGAGCTTGACATCCAAATTGTTTAGACCTAAGATCATCGTTGCTGGTACTTCTGCATATGCGAGATTATTGGATTACAAGAAGTTTAAGGAAATTTCCGATTCCTGTGGGGCTTATTTGATGAGTGATATGGCTCATATTTCTGGGTTGGTTGCTGCTGGTGTGGTTCCATCTccatttgaatattctGATATTGTTACTACTACTACACATAAATCGTTAAGAGGACCTCGTGGTGCTATGATCTTTTTCAGAAAGGGTGTTAAGAAGGTTAATAAGCAAGGGAAGGAAATTATGTAcgatttggaaaagaagattaaCTTCTCAGTGTTCCCTGGCCATCAAGGTGGTCCACATAATCATACCATTTCTGCTCTAGCTGTCGCACTAAAGCAAGCAATGACCCCTGAATTCAAACAATATCAACAAAACATTGTCAGTAACTCTAAAGTCTTGGGAGATGAATTGATCAAACGTGGATTTAATTTGGTCTCCGGTGGTACTGACACACATTTAATCTTGATTGATCTATCTAGTTTGGGTATTGATGGTGCTCGTCTAGAAGCAATtttagaaaaaattaatattgCTGCTAACAAGAATACCATTCCAGGTGATAAATCGGCCTTGTATCCATCTGGTTTAAGAATTGGTACCCCAGCTATGACCACTAGAGGATTTGGTCCTGCTGAGTTTACTAAAGTGGCACAATATATTGATACCGCTGTTAAACTTGCCATCGGATTAAAATCACAAGAAtctcaagaaaataaagacCACAAAtctcatttgaaaaacttcAAAGAGTTATGTGAACAAGACGAACAAGTTCAAAAGTTGAGCGCAGAAGTCTCTGAATGGGTTGGCCAATTCCCAGTTCCAGGTGAATTATAA
- the YPT10 gene encoding Rab family GTPase YPT10 (ancestral locus Anc_1.338) — protein sequence MESNNGANEPRDANDKEVYRCRLKLVLLGESSVGKTSIVTRFTTGKFQRNNATIGAAFLNKNIRWVDEDNIYEVDLEIWDTAGQERYRSLAPIYYRNTDVALIVFDVTSSNTFQKARSWVDELRSYLDNEQGKEIQLYLIGNKCDLEHESIAKTAILDMCTFKEVSAKRDEGIQELFEEIARGIPTDKFILQSPSNQLDVTDNNCTVMLKKSFDDLSKNVGCNYC from the coding sequence ATGGAATCGAACAATGGCGCTAATGAGCCACGAGATGCTAACGACAAAGAGGTTTATCGGTGCAGACTAAAGCTTGTGCTGCTCGGTGAATCCTCTGTGGGAAAGACTTCCATAGTTACCAGGTTCACGACAGgaaaattccaaagaaacaatGCTACCATTGGTGCTGCATTTCTTAATAAGAATATTCGATGGGTTGATGAGGATAATATTTATGAGGTTGATTTAGAAATTTGGGATACAGCGGGCCAAGAGCGTTACAGATCGTTGGCACCAATATATTATAGGAACACAGATGTGGCTCTGATCGTGTTCGATGTTACTAGTTCGAACACTTTCCAGAAGGCAAGAAGTTGGGTTGATGAATTGAGAtcatatttggataatgaGCAAGGCAAAGAAATTCAACTTTATTTAATCGGGAATAAATGTGATTTGGAGCATGAGAGTATTGCGAAAACAGCTATATTGGATATGTGTACTTTTAAAGAAGTCAGTGCCAAACGTGATGAAGGCATTCaggaattatttgaagagatTGCTAGAGGCATACCGACGgataaatttattcttcaaagcCCATCGAACCAACTGGATGTCACTGATAATAATTGTACCGTCATGCTGAAAAAGtcatttgatgatttgaGTAAGAATGTCGGTTGTAATTACTGTTAA